The proteins below are encoded in one region of Scatophagus argus isolate fScaArg1 chromosome 24, fScaArg1.pri, whole genome shotgun sequence:
- the LOC124055539 gene encoding glutamic acid-rich protein-like, translating to MDGGGDGLWIGFENGPIDREALDILFMFFNKQDARERDAQGHWEEVWNFIPPSEEPGPVFQQDNNVAADEAHLAPHAAPEEQPQPSGSRRRPREEDDEEEERSSRRFRWWDEFADSDSDNDWDSEDSDEDERVSEEEDEDEERSSQRPVSQDETADRNSDSFCSRKAGDEAKDEGTSEEKEQDPLPERKRKRESDEDEERSGKKLKW from the coding sequence ATGGAcggaggaggagatggactgTGGATTGGCTTTGAAAATGGGCCCATCGACAGAGAAGCTCTGGAcatactttttatgtttttcaacAAACAAGACgcgagagaaagagatgcacaAGGACACTGGGAAGAGGTCTGGAACTTCATACCGCCATCTGAAGAACCTGGACCGgtcttccaacaggacaacaacgTGGCTGCCGACGAGGCTCACCTTGCTCCACATGCTGCTCCAGAAGAACAACCGCAGCCCAGTGGATCCAGGCGGCGACCTCgtgaagaagatgatgaggaagaggagagaagcagTCGACGATTCAGATGGTGGGATGAATTTGCCGATAGCGACTCAGACAACGACTGGGACAGTGAGGACAGTGACGAAGATGAGAGAgtgtcagaggaagaagacgaggaTGAGGAGAGAAGCAGTCAAAGACCCGTGTCGCAGGATGAAACTGCAGACCGCAACTCGGACAGCTTCTGCTCCCGTAAGGCTGGCGATGAGGCTAAGGATGAGGGAACGtcagaggaaaaagagcagGACCCACttcctgaaagaaaaagaaagagagaaagtgatgaggatgaggagaggagtggTAAAAAACTCAAGTGGTGA